In one window of Nesterenkonia sandarakina DNA:
- the fbaA gene encoding class II fructose-bisphosphate aldolase: protein MAIATPDKYNQMIDSAKAGGYAYPAVNVTSSQTLNAAIRGFAEAESDGIIQVSTGGAAYWSGASIKDMVVGSLGFAAFAKEVAKSYGVNIALHTDHCPKDKLDGFVLPLLEASEAEVKAGRDPIFNSHMWDGSAETLEENLRIAAELLPRSAAAKQILEVEIGTVGGEEDGVENEINEKLYTTIEDATATIEALGLGEHGRYMTALTFGNVHGVYKPGGVKLRPEILKDIQDQAAAKYGKDAPFDLVFHGGSGSSEQEISDAVSYGVIKMNIDTDTQYAFTRPVAGHMFANYDGVLKIDGEVGNKKTYDPRVWGAKAEESMAARIVEASQRLGSAGKSIK from the coding sequence GTGGCTATCGCAACCCCGGACAAGTACAACCAGATGATCGATTCCGCGAAGGCGGGCGGATACGCCTACCCCGCGGTGAACGTCACCAGCTCGCAGACCCTGAACGCGGCCATCCGTGGCTTCGCCGAGGCTGAGTCTGACGGCATCATCCAGGTCTCCACCGGAGGTGCCGCGTACTGGTCCGGCGCGAGCATCAAGGACATGGTCGTCGGCTCGCTGGGCTTCGCGGCCTTCGCCAAGGAAGTCGCCAAGAGCTACGGCGTGAACATCGCGCTGCACACCGACCACTGCCCCAAGGACAAGCTCGACGGGTTCGTGCTGCCGCTGCTCGAGGCTTCCGAGGCCGAGGTCAAGGCCGGTCGCGACCCGATCTTCAACTCCCACATGTGGGACGGCTCGGCCGAGACCCTGGAGGAGAACCTGCGCATCGCCGCCGAGCTGCTGCCCCGCAGCGCCGCAGCCAAGCAGATCCTCGAGGTCGAGATCGGCACCGTGGGCGGTGAGGAGGACGGTGTGGAGAACGAGATCAACGAGAAGCTCTACACCACCATCGAAGACGCCACCGCGACCATCGAGGCGCTGGGCCTGGGCGAGCACGGCCGCTACATGACCGCGCTGACCTTCGGCAACGTCCACGGCGTCTACAAGCCCGGTGGCGTGAAGCTGCGCCCGGAGATCCTCAAGGACATCCAGGACCAGGCCGCCGCGAAGTACGGCAAGGACGCGCCCTTCGACCTCGTCTTCCACGGCGGCTCCGGCTCCTCCGAGCAGGAGATCTCCGACGCGGTCTCCTACGGCGTGATCAAGATGAACATCGACACCGACACCCAGTACGCCTTCACCCGCCCGGTGGCCGGTCACATGTTCGCCAACTACGACGGCGTGCTGAAGATCGACGGCGAGGTCGGCAACAAGAAGACCTATGACCCGCGTGTCTGGGGCGCCAAGGCAGAAGAGTCCATGGCCGCTCGCATCGTGGAGGCCTCCCAGCGCCTCGGCTCCGCCGGCAAGTCCATCAAGTAA
- a CDS encoding MFS transporter, whose translation MLDTTRRSARPARRDIASSSAHRSGLGVAVAGMLLIAATYGMARFGVGLFAPRLAQERPELIEVLGAAAAAQFLAYSLAAVIAGRLVDRRPRAGLVLAGSTATLGSLGVALASEPLFFITSVVIAGMGGGFASPALVPVIDAVVARGARATAQSVVNTGTGVGVIGAGLVAFSAPSVGSAWVVMAGLSAAAAAAVILPLHGRTDLGAAARTGGGSQPGMGEGPDRQASTTARLVWRKLLLPGTAAVVVGAGSALIWTFGPLLASESEVVAAAQVGWLWIALGAGGLLGSFTGVLVTRLGEPAGFGVTAGVLAVASGVLAWALLGDSGAAAYASMAIFGAGYMALSGVLILWARRVWPGHAGAGTSVLFIALATGQAVGSAGFGLVQGSWNPAVLAAVAASLCLVGGGLATIRAWKPRAGN comes from the coding sequence ATGCTGGACACCACTCGACGCTCTGCCCGCCCCGCGAGGCGGGACATCGCGAGCTCGTCTGCACACCGATCCGGGCTCGGGGTGGCGGTGGCAGGAATGCTTCTGATCGCCGCGACGTATGGGATGGCGCGCTTCGGCGTGGGACTCTTCGCGCCGAGACTGGCCCAGGAGCGGCCGGAACTCATCGAGGTGCTCGGTGCTGCGGCGGCGGCCCAGTTCCTGGCCTACTCGCTCGCGGCGGTGATCGCCGGCCGGCTGGTGGATCGACGGCCGCGGGCCGGGCTGGTGCTTGCCGGGAGCACCGCGACCCTGGGGTCCCTGGGGGTGGCGCTGGCGTCGGAGCCGCTGTTCTTCATCACCTCGGTGGTGATCGCAGGCATGGGCGGGGGCTTCGCCTCCCCGGCCTTGGTTCCGGTGATCGACGCCGTGGTCGCCCGAGGGGCGCGTGCCACGGCGCAGTCAGTGGTGAACACCGGCACGGGCGTGGGTGTGATCGGCGCTGGGCTGGTGGCGTTCTCCGCCCCCTCGGTCGGATCAGCCTGGGTGGTCATGGCCGGACTCTCCGCCGCCGCCGCGGCGGCTGTGATCCTGCCGCTCCACGGACGCACGGACCTGGGTGCGGCTGCACGCACCGGGGGCGGCTCGCAGCCAGGCATGGGCGAGGGCCCGGATCGGCAAGCGTCGACGACGGCGAGGCTCGTCTGGCGGAAGCTGCTGCTCCCGGGCACCGCCGCCGTCGTCGTCGGGGCGGGCTCGGCACTGATCTGGACCTTCGGACCGCTGCTGGCGTCTGAGTCCGAGGTGGTGGCCGCCGCGCAGGTGGGCTGGCTCTGGATCGCGCTGGGCGCCGGCGGACTGCTTGGCAGCTTCACCGGAGTGCTGGTGACACGCCTGGGTGAGCCTGCCGGCTTCGGCGTCACCGCCGGCGTGCTCGCGGTCGCCAGCGGGGTCCTGGCCTGGGCGCTGTTGGGGGACTCCGGCGCGGCTGCCTACGCCAGCATGGCGATCTTCGGCGCGGGGTACATGGCGCTCTCCGGGGTGCTGATCCTCTGGGCGCGGCGCGTGTGGCCCGGTCATGCCGGGGCGGGCACCTCGGTGCTGTTCATCGCCCTCGCCACAGGGCAGGCGGTCGGCTCAGCCGGGTTCGGGCTGGTGCAGGGAAGCTGGAATCCGGCGGTGCTGGCCGCGGTGGCCGCGAGCCTCTGCCTGGTCGGCGGGGGCCTCGCTACGATCAGGGCATGGAAGCCTCGCGCAGGGAACTGA
- a CDS encoding ABC transporter substrate-binding protein: MTVGHRHLSRRNLLSLGGGALGASLLAGCTPTGGTPNTNPLGVDFSAAMEPAGALEVRDVTLGFVPITCSSPIINAAAMGIFEQYGLNVTLQRYTGWGELWIAYVAGELDATQMLSPMPLGIHHNFAAGQRDSRMPYITNINGQAITLGTQHMDRVRGAEDFRGLTIAVPFDYSGHNLLLRDYLALGGLDPDYDVGIQVMRPSDMVASLNVGDIDGFLAPDPFNQRAVALGAGYLHMLSKELWDEHPCCSFTVAEEFASAHPNTYTTLLRAIGDSAMWTDNAENRATAAETMAGRAFLSQDPAVIAAVLTGEFQDGTGATRSVEDRIGFRPYPHESYAIWALTQLQRWDLAPTAGYDSAADYQSAVRQVLDPDAATPILEALGADTTPRETETIIGRTFDPADPLPWTEKQVNL, encoded by the coding sequence GTGACCGTGGGACACCGTCACCTCTCTCGACGCAACCTGCTCAGCCTCGGCGGCGGGGCGCTGGGCGCGAGCCTGCTCGCCGGGTGCACCCCCACCGGCGGCACCCCGAACACGAACCCGCTGGGGGTCGATTTCAGCGCGGCGATGGAACCTGCCGGGGCTCTAGAGGTCCGCGACGTCACGCTGGGCTTCGTGCCGATCACCTGCTCCTCCCCGATCATCAACGCCGCCGCAATGGGGATCTTCGAGCAGTACGGGCTCAATGTGACGCTGCAGCGCTACACCGGATGGGGCGAGCTGTGGATCGCCTATGTCGCCGGCGAGCTCGACGCCACCCAGATGCTCAGCCCGATGCCGCTGGGCATCCATCACAACTTCGCCGCCGGTCAGCGTGACTCCCGGATGCCCTACATCACCAATATCAACGGGCAGGCGATCACGCTGGGCACGCAGCACATGGACCGGGTGCGCGGCGCGGAGGACTTCCGCGGGCTGACCATTGCGGTGCCCTTCGACTACTCGGGACACAACCTGCTGCTGCGGGACTACCTCGCCCTGGGCGGTCTGGACCCGGACTACGACGTCGGCATCCAGGTGATGCGCCCCTCGGACATGGTCGCCTCGCTCAACGTCGGTGACATCGATGGGTTCCTGGCACCGGACCCGTTCAACCAGCGCGCCGTCGCCCTCGGAGCCGGCTACCTGCACATGCTCTCGAAGGAGCTCTGGGACGAGCACCCCTGCTGCAGCTTCACCGTGGCCGAGGAGTTCGCCTCCGCGCATCCGAACACCTACACCACGCTGCTGCGGGCCATCGGGGACTCCGCCATGTGGACCGACAACGCAGAGAACCGCGCCACCGCGGCGGAGACCATGGCAGGCCGCGCGTTCCTCAGCCAGGACCCCGCGGTCATCGCCGCGGTGCTCACCGGCGAGTTCCAGGACGGCACCGGGGCCACCCGGTCCGTGGAAGACCGCATCGGCTTCCGCCCCTACCCTCATGAGTCCTACGCGATCTGGGCGCTGACCCAGCTCCAGCGCTGGGACCTCGCCCCCACGGCCGGCTACGACTCGGCCGCGGACTACCAGTCCGCGGTCCGCCAGGTCCTGGACCCCGACGCCGCGACCCCGATCCTTGAGGCGCTCGGCGCCGACACCACCCCTCGGGAGACCGAGACCATCATCGGACGCACGTTCGACCCGGCGGACCCCTTGCCCTGGACCGAGAAACAGGTGAACCTATGA
- a CDS encoding SDR family oxidoreductase, producing the protein MQTTPTTDLSRDPLPLRGKNVLVTGVSRQAGIGYATACRMAAYGASVFCHHFAPHDREQPWGADDISLVLDGVRGHLVGDAGVADVQADLADPEGPDLVMQAAVSAFGSIDALVCNQARNGQDGALGEITAAQLDQHWAVDARASILLAQAYMRQHPEGTTGSIIFLTSGQGLGPMVGEVAYAAAKAALAGITATLSEQLIRRGIRVNTVNPGPVDTGYVGPELWKDLGPMFPLGRFGEPDDPARLIAWLSTEEASWITGQIINTEGGFRR; encoded by the coding sequence ATGCAAACCACCCCCACCACCGATCTCTCCCGTGACCCGCTCCCCCTGCGTGGGAAGAACGTGCTGGTCACCGGGGTGAGCCGGCAGGCGGGGATCGGTTACGCCACCGCGTGCCGGATGGCCGCCTATGGGGCCAGCGTCTTCTGCCACCACTTCGCTCCGCATGACCGTGAACAGCCCTGGGGTGCAGACGACATCTCGCTGGTGCTCGACGGCGTCCGCGGCCATCTGGTCGGTGACGCCGGGGTCGCCGATGTCCAGGCGGATCTGGCCGACCCTGAGGGCCCGGATCTGGTGATGCAGGCCGCGGTCTCCGCATTCGGCTCGATCGATGCGCTGGTCTGCAACCAGGCGCGGAACGGTCAGGACGGGGCACTCGGGGAGATCACCGCGGCGCAGCTGGACCAGCACTGGGCGGTGGACGCGCGTGCCTCGATCCTGCTGGCCCAGGCCTATATGCGGCAGCACCCCGAGGGCACCACAGGTTCGATCATCTTTCTGACCTCCGGGCAGGGCCTGGGGCCCATGGTCGGTGAGGTGGCCTACGCCGCGGCCAAAGCCGCTCTCGCCGGAATCACCGCCACGCTCTCCGAACAGCTGATCCGCCGCGGCATCCGGGTCAACACCGTGAACCCAGGGCCGGTGGACACCGGATACGTGGGCCCTGAACTCTGGAAGGACCTGGGCCCGATGTTCCCGCTGGGCCGCTTCGGGGAGCCCGATGACCCGGCGCGACTGATCGCCTGGCTGAGCACCGAGGAGGCCTCCTGGATCACCGGCCAGATCATCAACACCGAGGGCGGATTCCGCCGCTGA
- a CDS encoding TetR/AcrR family transcriptional regulator, producing MANPQLTRTRILDAAERLFFQEGITTTGVDRAAAAAGVSIVTLYKHFGSKDNLLREILARRLQDWSAHWEAAVEAAGSPRERVLAIFTGIETFRAAAGETQWCCFLATASERPAPAPDAQDPVFELIRQDTAMVTSRLRTLAAEADCPDPELGADSILLIYNGVLASLLRGAPAKPLASARAAAGLIVDTWTESPGSSSPASSAAS from the coding sequence ATGGCCAATCCACAGCTCACCCGGACGCGGATCCTCGACGCAGCAGAGCGGCTGTTCTTCCAGGAAGGGATCACCACCACCGGTGTGGACCGGGCGGCGGCCGCTGCCGGGGTCTCGATCGTGACTCTGTATAAGCACTTCGGCTCCAAGGACAACCTGCTGCGTGAGATCCTCGCCCGCCGACTGCAGGACTGGAGCGCCCATTGGGAGGCGGCTGTGGAGGCGGCCGGATCACCGCGGGAACGCGTGCTCGCCATCTTCACCGGGATCGAGACCTTCCGCGCCGCAGCGGGGGAGACGCAATGGTGCTGCTTCCTCGCCACCGCCTCGGAGCGCCCGGCTCCGGCCCCGGATGCGCAGGACCCGGTCTTCGAGCTGATCCGCCAGGACACCGCGATGGTCACCTCACGGCTGAGAACGCTGGCGGCTGAGGCCGACTGCCCCGACCCGGAGCTCGGCGCCGACTCGATCCTGCTGATCTACAACGGTGTGCTTGCCAGTCTCCTGCGTGGGGCTCCGGCGAAACCCCTGGCCTCGGCCCGGGCTGCCGCCGGGCTGATCGTCGATACCTGGACCGAATCCCCCGGCTCATCCTCGCCCGCTTCCTCCGCCGCGAGCTGA
- a CDS encoding ABC transporter ATP-binding protein, which translates to MSAETLTAERTSTEPVVKLQGITKGFPDRRKGFQRIVGTTDVDIDEGEFITIIGPSGCGKSTILKMIAGLESVDEGSISLAGEPITAPSRELGIVFQQHVLLPWMSARQNVIFALETDPRQKRSKQELESLADEYLELVNLSHAADRRPTQLSGGMQQRVGIARAFALEPKVMLLDEPLGALDALTRHELQLQLLELCEQHRRTFIMVTHDVDEALLLSDRILVMGAGPEARIVHDITVPFSRPRDVENLEQDPKHHELRSFLLSSLTGH; encoded by the coding sequence ATGAGCGCCGAAACTCTGACCGCAGAACGCACCAGCACCGAACCGGTGGTGAAGCTTCAGGGCATCACCAAGGGATTCCCTGATCGCAGGAAGGGCTTCCAGCGGATCGTGGGCACCACGGACGTGGACATCGACGAAGGCGAGTTCATCACCATCATCGGACCCTCGGGCTGCGGGAAGTCCACCATCCTGAAGATGATCGCCGGTCTGGAATCCGTCGACGAAGGCAGCATCTCACTGGCCGGAGAGCCGATCACCGCACCCAGCCGGGAGCTGGGCATCGTCTTCCAGCAGCACGTGCTCCTGCCCTGGATGTCCGCCCGGCAGAACGTGATCTTCGCACTGGAGACCGATCCCCGACAGAAGCGAAGCAAGCAGGAACTGGAGTCGCTGGCCGATGAGTACCTGGAGCTGGTGAACCTCTCCCACGCAGCAGACCGGCGGCCCACCCAGCTCTCCGGCGGTATGCAGCAGCGCGTCGGGATCGCCCGAGCCTTTGCTCTGGAGCCCAAGGTCATGCTCCTCGACGAGCCGCTCGGCGCGCTGGATGCGCTGACCCGGCATGAGCTTCAGCTGCAGCTGCTGGAACTGTGCGAACAGCACAGGCGCACCTTCATCATGGTCACCCACGACGTGGACGAGGCGCTGCTGCTCTCCGACCGGATCCTGGTGATGGGCGCCGGACCCGAGGCTCGGATCGTGCATGACATCACCGTCCCGTTCTCCCGTCCCCGTGATGTGGAGAACCTGGAACAGGATCCGAAGCACCACGAGCTGCGCAGCTTCTTGCTGAGCTCACTCACCGGGCATTGA
- a CDS encoding MMPL family transporter, with amino-acid sequence MTTKTSGRRSSAQPRWIRILIPAILVLVWLGVTAVGGQTFGKVSEVTTNDQTTFLPADAESTRALELSQGFSDDESVPATLIGEPAGGEVDEQALAAVEALVEEINTLPGVDRSLPPQVSEDGEAFQVLVLMEEAAVEDGAVAELRDLVDAELPEAEWRTHVTGPAALSDDFANAFAGIDGLLLLVAVITVFVILVVVYRSVLLPFLVLLSSIAALSSAITVIFQMAKMEWITLNGQAQGILSILVIGAATDYSLLLVARYREELLARENRFEALWEAWRRSTPAILASGGTVAAALLCLLFSDLNSNRALGPVASAGIVFAMLATLTFLPAMLALFGRPVFWPKVPHAPKPAVEEARAANPDLQTRRTRHTSRRRTLWAVVAEKVRARPRLIWLVVTGLLLISSVGVLDLRAEGVPQSEQVLGQTDAKDGQAMLEEHFDAGTGAPANVFVPADELGEALEIVEASDGVGEAYPVAENGAPTQGAADANEVDGYNQLSVTLTDSGDSLEAERTIGELREELNALDGEALVGGTTATQLDTNETAQRDLVTIIPIVLLVILAFLIVLLRSVTAPLILLLTTVLSFTAALGSSALVFNYIFGFPGADPTVPLFGFVFLTALGVDYNIFLATRAREETARRGPKEGLLYSLVITGGVITSAGIVLAATFAALGVLPLMFMVQLAFLVALGVLIDTFIVRTLQVPALGVDLGHRFWWPSKIGRDGHGGRDAAAQRVPGESADSAEDSSAPTVLSR; translated from the coding sequence GTGACCACGAAGACCTCGGGGCGCCGCAGCTCCGCCCAACCGCGCTGGATCCGGATCCTGATCCCCGCCATCCTGGTGCTGGTCTGGCTCGGGGTGACCGCCGTGGGTGGTCAGACCTTCGGCAAGGTCAGCGAGGTCACCACCAATGACCAGACCACGTTCCTGCCCGCCGACGCCGAGTCCACCCGGGCGCTGGAGCTGAGCCAGGGCTTCTCCGACGACGAGTCTGTCCCGGCCACCCTGATCGGTGAGCCCGCCGGTGGGGAGGTCGACGAGCAGGCGCTCGCCGCCGTGGAGGCGCTGGTCGAGGAGATCAACACGCTTCCGGGTGTGGACCGGTCACTGCCCCCGCAGGTCTCCGAGGACGGCGAAGCCTTTCAGGTCCTGGTGCTCATGGAGGAGGCCGCCGTCGAGGACGGCGCGGTCGCGGAGCTGCGCGATCTTGTGGACGCCGAGCTGCCCGAGGCGGAGTGGAGGACCCACGTCACCGGGCCCGCCGCGCTCTCGGATGACTTCGCCAATGCCTTCGCCGGGATCGATGGTCTGCTGCTGCTGGTCGCGGTGATCACGGTCTTCGTGATTCTGGTGGTCGTCTACCGCTCGGTGCTGCTGCCCTTCCTGGTGCTGCTCTCCTCCATCGCCGCGCTCTCCAGCGCGATCACCGTGATCTTCCAGATGGCCAAGATGGAATGGATCACGCTCAACGGGCAGGCCCAGGGGATCCTCTCGATCCTGGTCATCGGCGCCGCCACCGACTACTCGCTGCTGCTGGTCGCCCGGTATCGGGAAGAGCTGCTGGCCCGGGAGAACCGCTTCGAGGCACTCTGGGAAGCCTGGCGCCGATCCACCCCGGCGATCCTCGCCTCCGGGGGCACCGTGGCCGCGGCGCTGCTGTGTCTGCTCTTCTCGGATCTGAACTCCAACCGCGCCCTGGGCCCCGTGGCCAGCGCCGGCATCGTCTTCGCGATGCTCGCCACGCTGACCTTCCTGCCCGCGATGCTCGCGCTCTTCGGCCGCCCGGTCTTCTGGCCCAAGGTCCCGCACGCGCCCAAGCCCGCCGTCGAGGAGGCTCGCGCCGCGAACCCCGACCTTCAGACCCGCCGCACCCGGCACACCTCCCGGCGTCGGACGCTCTGGGCCGTGGTCGCCGAGAAGGTGCGCGCGCGTCCGCGCCTGATCTGGCTCGTGGTCACCGGGCTGCTGCTGATCTCATCGGTGGGCGTGCTCGACCTCAGGGCCGAGGGCGTCCCGCAGTCCGAACAGGTGCTGGGTCAGACCGACGCCAAGGACGGCCAGGCCATGCTCGAGGAGCATTTCGACGCCGGCACCGGAGCCCCCGCCAACGTCTTCGTCCCTGCTGATGAACTGGGTGAGGCACTGGAGATCGTCGAGGCCAGCGACGGCGTCGGAGAGGCCTACCCGGTGGCCGAGAACGGCGCGCCGACCCAGGGCGCTGCAGACGCCAACGAGGTCGACGGGTACAACCAGCTCTCGGTCACCCTCACCGACTCCGGGGACTCCCTGGAGGCGGAACGCACCATCGGTGAGCTGCGCGAAGAGCTCAACGCGCTGGACGGGGAGGCCCTGGTCGGCGGCACCACCGCGACCCAGCTGGACACCAATGAGACCGCGCAGCGAGACCTGGTCACGATCATCCCGATCGTGCTGCTGGTGATCCTGGCGTTCTTGATCGTGCTGCTGCGCTCGGTCACGGCCCCGCTGATCCTGCTTCTCACCACGGTGCTCTCCTTCACCGCCGCGCTGGGCAGCTCGGCGCTGGTGTTCAACTACATCTTCGGCTTCCCCGGTGCCGACCCGACGGTGCCGCTGTTCGGGTTCGTGTTCCTCACCGCGCTGGGCGTGGACTACAACATCTTCCTGGCCACCCGGGCGCGTGAGGAGACCGCCAGACGTGGACCCAAGGAGGGGCTGCTCTACTCGCTGGTCATCACCGGCGGGGTGATCACCAGCGCCGGGATCGTGCTGGCGGCGACCTTCGCCGCGCTCGGCGTGCTGCCGCTGATGTTCATGGTGCAGCTGGCGTTCCTGGTGGCCCTGGGCGTGCTGATCGATACCTTCATCGTGCGCACCCTGCAGGTTCCGGCGCTCGGGGTGGACCTGGGTCACCGCTTCTGGTGGCCTTCGAAGATCGGCAGGGACGGGCATGGGGGCAGGGATGCCGCGGCGCAGCGCGTTCCCGGAGAATCCGCAGATTCGGCAGAAGATTCCTCGGCCCCGACGGTGCTATCCCGATAG
- a CDS encoding ABC transporter permease translates to MSTQTTQPAETTDPTQQPRAHSAPEALQQRAKAQRTRDRIQTTGLFVIFFLGFIGIWHLATTGLDDGGLAPTPGATWERLLEMLGTAFLLDGPNNVGIFYHLLASIQRVLLGFGLAALIAVPLGLLLGTSRVIHDGMDPFIQILRPVSPLAWLPLGLALLRDSQMTAIFVIFMAALWPILVSTIDGVRRVNPLFLDLARSLETDTKTRVFKVLLPATLPAIVTGLRTALSTAWLVIVAAEMIVGGRGMGHFVWNEWNALNTPSIVVAIVIIGGVGFLLDRSIAQLQRLVPKS, encoded by the coding sequence ATGAGCACCCAGACCACTCAGCCCGCTGAGACCACCGACCCCACCCAGCAGCCCCGCGCCCACAGCGCCCCAGAGGCGCTGCAGCAGCGGGCGAAGGCCCAGCGCACCCGAGACCGGATCCAGACCACCGGACTCTTCGTGATCTTCTTCCTCGGGTTCATCGGCATCTGGCACCTGGCCACCACGGGGCTCGACGACGGCGGCCTCGCCCCCACCCCTGGGGCCACCTGGGAGCGGCTGCTGGAGATGCTCGGCACGGCCTTCCTGCTGGACGGGCCCAACAACGTGGGCATCTTCTACCACCTGCTCGCCTCCATCCAGCGGGTGCTCCTGGGCTTCGGCCTGGCCGCGCTCATCGCCGTCCCGCTGGGCCTGCTGCTGGGAACCTCCCGGGTGATCCACGACGGCATGGACCCGTTCATCCAGATCCTGCGCCCGGTCTCACCCCTGGCCTGGCTGCCGCTGGGCCTGGCGCTGCTGCGCGATTCGCAGATGACCGCGATCTTCGTGATCTTCATGGCAGCGCTGTGGCCGATCCTGGTCTCCACCATCGACGGGGTGCGCCGGGTCAACCCGCTGTTCCTGGACCTGGCGAGATCCCTGGAGACCGACACCAAGACCCGGGTGTTCAAGGTGCTGCTCCCGGCCACGCTGCCCGCCATCGTGACGGGGCTTCGCACCGCGCTCTCCACGGCCTGGCTGGTGATCGTGGCCGCCGAGATGATCGTCGGCGGCCGCGGGATGGGCCACTTCGTCTGGAACGAATGGAATGCGCTGAACACCCCCAGCATCGTGGTGGCCATCGTGATCATCGGCGGCGTCGGCTTCCTGCTCGACCGCTCGATCGCCCAGCTGCAGCGCCTGGTCCCGAAATCCTGA
- a CDS encoding helix-turn-helix domain-containing protein, whose amino-acid sequence MRSLIDAAPTPLWLIEPDGSVALVNEAAATVLGYTQGAALVGRCSHEALHPRHADGSPYPKETCPIVTAAGSVGHSHAEEFIDRRGRTLRVRWKLRRLQGSDHKLLTFTPRQPSGPSAVRLDPGAGAGFSEVKAYIESHCQEPTLTPARVAALAGVSLRTLQAVFAQHNTSPAQEIRRARLSRGHELLRAGMSVAESAFSSGFNDVGTFSRAYRRSYGDSPVVARGLVGRPEAD is encoded by the coding sequence TTGCGCTCCCTCATAGACGCAGCCCCCACCCCGCTCTGGCTGATCGAGCCCGACGGCTCTGTCGCCCTGGTCAATGAGGCCGCAGCAACTGTCCTCGGCTACACCCAGGGCGCCGCGCTGGTGGGCAGGTGCAGCCACGAAGCGCTGCATCCCCGGCACGCAGATGGTTCTCCCTACCCCAAGGAGACCTGCCCGATCGTCACCGCTGCAGGAAGTGTGGGGCACAGCCACGCGGAAGAGTTCATCGATCGTCGTGGCCGGACGCTGCGCGTGCGATGGAAGCTGCGTCGGCTCCAGGGCTCGGACCACAAGCTGCTCACCTTTACCCCGCGCCAACCCTCGGGCCCGTCTGCGGTCCGGCTGGATCCCGGGGCAGGAGCTGGTTTCAGCGAGGTCAAGGCCTATATCGAATCCCACTGCCAAGAGCCCACACTCACCCCTGCCCGGGTGGCCGCGCTGGCCGGCGTCTCGCTGCGCACCCTCCAGGCCGTGTTCGCGCAGCACAACACCTCCCCCGCCCAAGAGATCCGCCGTGCCCGTCTCAGCCGAGGCCATGAGCTGCTCCGAGCTGGGATGAGCGTGGCCGAGTCGGCGTTCTCCAGCGGATTCAACGACGTCGGAACCTTCAGCCGGGCCTATCGACGCAGCTACGGAGACTCACCGGTGGTCGCGAGGGGCCTGGTCGGGCGTCCAGAGGCAGACTGA
- the cynS gene encoding cyanase — MEPFINKRDAAEHIRIARHRAGISWAQIAEQLGVAKEWSTAALLGSHALSAQQSNLVKELLDLDDAVAEALQMQPYRGPLSEDVLTDPTIYRFQEAVMVYGPTIKELIHEEFGDGIMSAINFQLNVARRTDPEGDRVVVTFDGKFLDYKW, encoded by the coding sequence ATGGAACCGTTCATCAACAAGAGAGACGCCGCTGAGCACATTCGGATCGCTCGTCACCGGGCCGGGATCAGCTGGGCGCAGATCGCCGAGCAGCTGGGTGTGGCCAAGGAATGGAGCACCGCCGCCCTGCTGGGCAGCCATGCGCTGAGTGCGCAGCAGTCCAACCTCGTCAAGGAGCTTCTCGACCTCGATGACGCCGTCGCTGAAGCGCTGCAGATGCAGCCCTACCGCGGTCCGCTCAGCGAAGACGTCCTCACCGATCCGACCATCTACCGGTTCCAGGAGGCTGTGATGGTCTACGGCCCGACCATCAAGGAGCTCATCCATGAGGAGTTCGGCGACGGGATCATGAGCGCCATCAACTTCCAGCTCAACGTCGCGCGCCGCACCGACCCCGAGGGAGACCGCGTCGTCGTGACCTTCGACGGCAAGTTCCTCGACTATAAGTGGTGA